One genomic region from Gossypium hirsutum isolate 1008001.06 chromosome D13, Gossypium_hirsutum_v2.1, whole genome shotgun sequence encodes:
- the LOC107920474 gene encoding serine carboxypeptidase-like 27 isoform X1 — protein MGQSRFIDFLFVLLTCFTCFSSSFGDQNLDKITELPGQPKNVDFNQYSGYVTVNEEAGRALFYWFIESPLNRRPETRPLILWLNGGPGCSSVAYGAAEEIGPFRIRPDGKTLYSNPYAWNKLANTLFLESPAGVGFSYTNTTSDLYTSGDKRTAEDAYVFLVNWLERFPQYKYRDFYIAGESYAGHYVPQLAQIVYERNKGVQNPVINFKGFMVGNAVTDDYHDFVGTFEYWWTHGLISDSTYRNLQVACDLGSATHPSSECTTALEVAEAEQGNIDPYSIFTQPCADTTSLRRNLRGHYPWMSRAFDPCTERYSKEYFNRPEVQKALHANVTGIPYQWETCSDVVGYNWTDSPLSMLPIYQELIAAGIRIWVYSGDTDAVVPVTATRYSIDALKLPTINKWHPWYDNGKVGGWSQEYKGLTFVTVTGAGHEVPLHRPRQAFILFRSFLENKSMPSYLYSLSAVNKWKEF, from the exons ATGGGTCAGTCAAGGTTCATTGATTTTCTCTTTGTGCTTTTGACTTGCTTtacttgtttttcttcttcttttggagATCAAAATTTGGATAAAATCACTGAGTTACCTGGACAGCCAAAGAATGTTGACTTCAATCAATATTCAGGGTATGTGACTGTAAATGAAGAAGCTGGGAGGGCATTATTTTACTGGTTTATTGAGTCACCATTGAACCGTAGACCTGAGACAAGGCCACTTATTTTATGGCTTAATGGAGGACCTGGTTGCTCTTCAGTTGCTTATGGAGCAGCTGAAGAGATTGGTCCTTTTCGTATTAGACCAGATGGCAAGACACTTTACTCCAATCCTTATGCTTGGAACAAGT TGGCAAATACACTATTCCTTGAATCTCCAGCTGGTGTTGGTTTCTCATACACAAACACAACATCAGATTTATACACTTCTGGTGATAAGAGAACTG CTGAAGATGCATATGTTTTTCTGGTTAATTGGCTTGAAAGGTTTCCACAGTACAAGTATAGAGATTTCTATATTGCTGGAGAAAGTTATGCAG GTCATTATGTTCCTCAATTGGCTCAAATTGTTTATGAAAGAAACAAAGGGGTTCAGAATCCTGTTATCAATTTCAAAGGATTTATG GTCGGAAATGCTGTTACCGATGACTACCATGACTTTGTTGGCACATTCGAGTACTGGTGGACTCATGGTTTGATATCTGATTCCACCTATCGAAACCTGCAAGTTGCCTGTGACTTGGGATCAGCTACACATCCCTCCTCAGAATGCACAACTGCTCTTGAAGTTGCCGAAGCGGAGCAAGGAAACATCGATCCATATAGCATCTTCACACAACCTTGTGCAGATACCACATCATTAAGACGCAACTTAAGGGGTCATTAC CCATGGATGTCAAGAGCTTTTGATCCATGCACTGAGAGGTACTCGAAAGAGTATTTTAATCGCCCCGAAGTTCAGAAGGCACTTCATGCAAATGTAACTGGTATTCCTTATCAATGGGAAACTTGCAG TGATGTTGTTGGATATAACTGGACGGACTCTCCTCTCTCTATGCTTCCTATATACCAAGAACTAATTGCTGCTGGTATTCGGATATGGGTATACAG TGGAGACACTGACGCAGTGGTTCCAGTGACTGCAACTCGATACTCCATTGATGCCCTGAAACTACCTACCATTAACAAGTGGCATCCTTGGTATGACAATGGCAAG gTTGGTGGGTGGAGCCAAGAATACAAAGGGCTGACATTTGTGACAGTAACCGGAGCAGGTCATGAGGTTCCACTGCATCGTCCTCGTCAAGCTTTCATTCTTTTCAGATCATTCTTGGAGAACAAGTCAATGCCAAGTTACTTGTATTCATTATCCGCCGTGAATAAGTGGAAAGAGTTTTAG
- the LOC121225576 gene encoding uncharacterized protein, translating to MYLSDVALLWWRRRSTDVRRGGSEIETWEEFRCEFKAQFYPEYAEDEARARLRRLAQQGTVREYVQEFSELMLQISDMGEKEAFFSFMDGLKPWAKQELQRRGVQELTKAMSVAESLAEFGGRKDNSNSSKPRLKGNSGGDKERPTRNGDGKKPWDKRKSGPIRCFHCEGPHMIKDCPKKAALKAMEAKGDFLIAKQVGNLLRHCGSSKGRLTSFIRRMRRGRR from the exons ATGTATTTATCTGACGTTGCTTTGttgtggtggcgtcgtaggtccactgatgtgagacgtggtgggTCTGAAATCGAAACATGGGAGGAGTTTCGATGTGAGTTCAAagcacagttttacccagagtatGCCGAGGATGAGGCTCGGGCTAGGTTGCGTCGGCTTGCGCAACAAGGCACTGTGAGGGAGTATGTACAGGAGTTTAGCGAGCTTATGCTCCAAATCTCAGATATGGGGGAGAAAGAGGCATTCTTTTCCTTTATGGACGGATTAAAACCGTGGGCGAAGCAAGAGTTGCAGCGCCGAGGAGTTCAAGAACTCACCAAGGCTATGTCAGTAGCAGAATCACTTGCTGAATTTGGTGGGAGGAAAGACAATTCCAATTCTTCTAAACCCAGATTAAAGGGTAATAGTGGGGGAGATAAAGAAAGGCCCACTAGGAACGGCGATGGTAAGAAACCTTGGGACAAGAGAAAGAGTGGGCCTATAAGGTGCTTCCACTGTgagggtccacatatgatcaaggaCTGTCCAAAGAAGGCCGCTCTCAAGGCTATGGAAGCAAAGGG GGACTTCCTGATAGCGAAGCAAGTTGGGAACCTGCTGAGGCATTGTGGCAGTTCCAAGGGAAGATTGACCAGTTTCATAAGGAGGAtgcgacgagggcgtcgctag
- the LOC107920474 gene encoding serine carboxypeptidase-like 27 isoform X2, translating to MGQSRFIDFLFVLLTCFTCFSSSFGDQNLDKITELPGQPKNVDFNQYSGYVTVNEEAGRALFYWFIESPLNRRPETRPLILWLNGGPGCSSVAYGAAEEIGPFRIRPDGKTLYSNPYAWNKLANTLFLESPAGVGFSYTNTTSDLYTSGDKRTGHYVPQLAQIVYERNKGVQNPVINFKGFMVGNAVTDDYHDFVGTFEYWWTHGLISDSTYRNLQVACDLGSATHPSSECTTALEVAEAEQGNIDPYSIFTQPCADTTSLRRNLRGHYPWMSRAFDPCTERYSKEYFNRPEVQKALHANVTGIPYQWETCSDVVGYNWTDSPLSMLPIYQELIAAGIRIWVYSGDTDAVVPVTATRYSIDALKLPTINKWHPWYDNGKVGGWSQEYKGLTFVTVTGAGHEVPLHRPRQAFILFRSFLENKSMPSYLYSLSAVNKWKEF from the exons ATGGGTCAGTCAAGGTTCATTGATTTTCTCTTTGTGCTTTTGACTTGCTTtacttgtttttcttcttcttttggagATCAAAATTTGGATAAAATCACTGAGTTACCTGGACAGCCAAAGAATGTTGACTTCAATCAATATTCAGGGTATGTGACTGTAAATGAAGAAGCTGGGAGGGCATTATTTTACTGGTTTATTGAGTCACCATTGAACCGTAGACCTGAGACAAGGCCACTTATTTTATGGCTTAATGGAGGACCTGGTTGCTCTTCAGTTGCTTATGGAGCAGCTGAAGAGATTGGTCCTTTTCGTATTAGACCAGATGGCAAGACACTTTACTCCAATCCTTATGCTTGGAACAAGT TGGCAAATACACTATTCCTTGAATCTCCAGCTGGTGTTGGTTTCTCATACACAAACACAACATCAGATTTATACACTTCTGGTGATAAGAGAACTG GTCATTATGTTCCTCAATTGGCTCAAATTGTTTATGAAAGAAACAAAGGGGTTCAGAATCCTGTTATCAATTTCAAAGGATTTATG GTCGGAAATGCTGTTACCGATGACTACCATGACTTTGTTGGCACATTCGAGTACTGGTGGACTCATGGTTTGATATCTGATTCCACCTATCGAAACCTGCAAGTTGCCTGTGACTTGGGATCAGCTACACATCCCTCCTCAGAATGCACAACTGCTCTTGAAGTTGCCGAAGCGGAGCAAGGAAACATCGATCCATATAGCATCTTCACACAACCTTGTGCAGATACCACATCATTAAGACGCAACTTAAGGGGTCATTAC CCATGGATGTCAAGAGCTTTTGATCCATGCACTGAGAGGTACTCGAAAGAGTATTTTAATCGCCCCGAAGTTCAGAAGGCACTTCATGCAAATGTAACTGGTATTCCTTATCAATGGGAAACTTGCAG TGATGTTGTTGGATATAACTGGACGGACTCTCCTCTCTCTATGCTTCCTATATACCAAGAACTAATTGCTGCTGGTATTCGGATATGGGTATACAG TGGAGACACTGACGCAGTGGTTCCAGTGACTGCAACTCGATACTCCATTGATGCCCTGAAACTACCTACCATTAACAAGTGGCATCCTTGGTATGACAATGGCAAG gTTGGTGGGTGGAGCCAAGAATACAAAGGGCTGACATTTGTGACAGTAACCGGAGCAGGTCATGAGGTTCCACTGCATCGTCCTCGTCAAGCTTTCATTCTTTTCAGATCATTCTTGGAGAACAAGTCAATGCCAAGTTACTTGTATTCATTATCCGCCGTGAATAAGTGGAAAGAGTTTTAG